One segment of Chelmon rostratus isolate fCheRos1 chromosome 17, fCheRos1.pri, whole genome shotgun sequence DNA contains the following:
- the LOC121621279 gene encoding 3-mercaptopyruvate sulfurtransferase-like has product MAAQTRALVSGQWLADAVRNSLVGPKLRVLDASWYLPKTKRDAKAEFAHKHIPGASFFDIDECSDKTSALDHMLPGPGHFSQYVGDLGIGNDTHVVVYDTSDFGSYSAPRVWWMFRLFGHSLVSVLDGGMKNWLADGHPVTSEHSPPERREFRATADQSCVKSYEEVLENVRTGQVQTVDARSAGRFRGTEPEPRDDTLPGHFPGAINMPFTSFMDASGKELGNEDLSRLFREAGVDLEQPLWATCGSGVTACHVVLAAHLLGHPGVCVYDGSWSEWFKRASPDLVISEGEGKKV; this is encoded by the exons ATGGCGGCGCAGACCCGGGCTCTGGTGTCGGGTCAGTGGCTGGCCGATGCTGTCAGAAACAGCCTCGTCGGGCCGAAGCTTCGCGTTCTTGACGCGTCGTGGTACCTACCGAAAACCAAGCGGGACGCGAAGGCTGAGTTTGCGCATAAGCATATACCCGGCGCCTCGTTCTTTGACATAGACGAGTGCTCCGACAAAACCTCTGCGCTGGATCACATGCTACCGGGTCCCGGCCACTTCTCGCAGTATGTGGGAGATCTGGGCATCGGGAACGACACGCACGTAGTCGTGTACGACACCAGCGACTTCGGCTCGTACAGCGCGCCCCGGGTGTGGTGGATGTTCCGCCTGTTCGGACACAGTCTGGTGTCGGTGCTGGACGGCGGCATGAAGAACTGGCTTGCCGACGGCCATCCGGTGACTTCCGAGCACTCCCCTCCGGAGAGGAGAGAGTTCAGGGCGACCGCCGATCAGTCGTGCGTGAAGAGCTACGAGGAGGTGCTGGAGAACGTCAGGACCGGGCAGGTGCAGACTGTGGATGCCCGGTCAGCAGGACGGTTCAGGGGCACTGAGCCGGAGCCCAGAGATG ACACGCTGCCGGGACATTTCCCCGGGGCCATCAACATGCCGTTCACTTCTTTCATGGACGCCTCTGGAAAGGAGCTGGGAAACGAGGACCTGTCCAGGCTGTTCAGAGAGGCCGGGGTGGACCTGGAGCAACCGCTGTGGGCCACCTGTGGCTCTGGCGTCACGGCGTGCCATGTTGTTCTGGCTGCCCACCTGCTGGGGCACCCTggggtgtgtgtttatgacGGCTCCTGGTCTGAGTGGTTTAAAAGGGCATCTCCAGATCTTGTCATctcagagggagaaggaaagaaggtGTGA